In Juglans regia cultivar Chandler chromosome 5, Walnut 2.0, whole genome shotgun sequence, the following are encoded in one genomic region:
- the LOC108983974 gene encoding NAC transcription factor 32-like: METCSNFQFPPGFRFHPSDEELLVHYLQNKVNSRPLPASVIAEIDLYKYNPWELPNKAMYGEDEWYFFSPRDRKYPNGERPNRAAASGYWKATGTDKPILSCCGSKRILGVKKALVFYTGPPPNRVKTDWIMNEYRLHHQSKLSRSKGSMRLDDWVLCRIRKKGNMVKNSTCEDQGSCRMGFPKIEEELQPTFRNYNADIIMDYPYKNPALLPPIQTNSGVSFEGSNKSNYHFDSFYGDCSNIVNSPTTASSLGIYFNNDMNSYNQSHSHQDIFSSRPTEPLISFPEGSGSIFMEMY, translated from the exons ATGGAAACCTGTTCAAATTTCCAATTCCCTCCTGGTTTCAGGTTCCACCCTTCTGACGAAGAGCTCCTTGTTCATTACTTGCAAAACAAAGTGAATTCACGTCCACTTCCGGCCTCTGTAATAGCTGAAATTGATCTCTACAAGTATAATCCATGGGAGTTACCCA ACAAAGCCATGTATGGAGAAGATGAGTGGTACTTCTTTAGCCCGAGGGATCGGAAGTACCCGAACGGAGAGAGGCCGAACAGGGCAGCAGCTTCGGGTTACTGGAAGGCTACCGGAACAGACAAGCCGATTCTAAGCTGTTGTGGATCAAAGCGCATATTAGGGGTGAAGAAAGCTCTAGTCTTTTACACTGGTCCGCCTCCAAACAGGGTTAAGACAGACTGGATCATGAATGAATATAGACTTCACCACCAGAGTAAACTTTCAAGGTCTAAAGGGTCAATGAGA TTGGATGACTGGGTACTGTGCCGGATTAGAAAGAAAGGCAACATGGTAAAGAACAGTACGTGTGAAGATCAAGGCAGTTGTAGAATGGGCTTTCCAAAGATTGAGGAGGAGTTGCAGCCTACATTCAGAAACTATAATGCTGACATTATCATGGATTATCCATACAAAAATCCAGCTCTGCTTCCCCCCATACAGACCAATTCTGGTGTAAGCTTTGAAGGGAGCAACAAAAGCAATTACCATTTTGATTCTTTTTATGGAGATTGTTCCAATATTGTGAATTCTCCCACGACAGCTTCTTCTTTGGGCATCTACTTCAATAATGATATGAACTCCTACAACCAAAGCCATTCTCACCAAGACATCTTCAGCAGTAGGCCCACAGAACCACTGATCAGTTTTCCGGAGGGTAGCGGATCAATTTTCATGGAGATGTACTAA